A window of Caldisericia bacterium contains these coding sequences:
- a CDS encoding FAD-dependent oxidoreductase → MKVIIIGGVAGGATCATRIRRLKSDAEIKIFERDYFISYANCGIPYYIGGLVPRERLFVTTPEEMKKKYNIDAFVRHEVLKIYPKEKKVLVKNLETQEEFEETYDFLVLSPGASPLKPKIPGIESNKIFTLRTIGDADRIVKEIESSKKEATVVGGGFIGIEVTENLIRRGVSVNLVEALPQVLSFIDKDLISYIHDELEINGVKLFLGSGVKEFKETQDKIETILENGNSVLSDFVVFSIGVKPEVNLAKDGGLTIGETGGILVDEFMRTSDPNIFAIGDAVEIVNFISGTKTRIPLAGPTHKQARVAADNICGLSSKYLGSYGTAIVKVFNKTCASTGLNSQTLEKLGINYKFECLSTFNHAGYYPDAYPLYIKVFYEAYSGKILGGQAVGFDGVDTIINSLATAIRFNAKITDLKDIDFAYSPQYGHAKNPLNIIGTMAEDDLSGLAPKVTIFEIDDLVKKGAILLDIREKEETLAKKLENSINIPLTELKNRLSELDKNKLYIVCCGKGQRAYNAVRFLTDNGFNAKYLAGGLTFYSSCFGGEKEKASRKEGENKKEMEEIKKEEEVIKIDAKGLSCPGPLMKLKEALDKVKEGALIEIEATDPGFFNDIKAYSKSKGLSLLSLERGKIIKAVLKKEEEKEEIQEKRFTPKSDSVSIILFSNDFDKVMASLIIGNGALSMGKKVSIFCTFWGLNVLRKDYKVSVKKNFIEKMFGFMMPRGAKRLTLSKMNMLGIGTKMIKSIIKKYNVMPPEELLKTFIQNGGKVIAWSIT, encoded by the coding sequence ATGAAAGTTATTATAATTGGTGGTGTTGCAGGTGGGGCGACATGTGCAACAAGAATAAGAAGACTAAAGAGTGATGCAGAGATAAAAATTTTTGAAAGAGACTACTTTATTTCTTATGCAAATTGTGGAATACCATATTACATTGGAGGTTTAGTTCCAAGAGAAAGGCTCTTTGTAACAACTCCTGAAGAGATGAAGAAAAAATATAATATAGATGCTTTTGTGAGGCATGAAGTTTTAAAAATTTATCCTAAAGAAAAAAAAGTTTTAGTTAAAAATCTTGAAACTCAAGAAGAGTTTGAAGAGACATACGACTTTTTAGTTTTATCACCAGGTGCATCACCATTAAAACCAAAAATTCCTGGAATTGAATCTAATAAAATTTTTACTTTAAGAACGATTGGTGATGCAGATAGAATTGTTAAGGAGATTGAGAGTAGTAAAAAAGAGGCGACAGTTGTTGGTGGTGGATTTATTGGAATAGAAGTTACAGAAAATTTAATAAGAAGAGGAGTTAGTGTTAATTTAGTTGAAGCGCTTCCTCAAGTTTTATCTTTTATAGATAAAGATTTAATTTCATATATACATGATGAACTTGAAATAAATGGGGTTAAACTTTTTTTAGGTTCAGGTGTAAAAGAATTTAAAGAAACACAAGATAAAATAGAAACAATTTTAGAAAATGGAAATAGCGTATTAAGTGATTTTGTTGTTTTTTCTATTGGTGTAAAACCTGAGGTAAATTTAGCAAAAGATGGAGGGTTAACTATTGGCGAAACAGGTGGAATTTTAGTTGATGAGTTTATGAGAACATCAGATCCAAATATTTTTGCAATTGGAGATGCAGTTGAAATTGTAAACTTTATCTCAGGTACAAAAACAAGAATTCCTCTTGCAGGTCCTACGCATAAACAGGCAAGAGTTGCAGCAGATAATATATGTGGATTATCATCAAAATATCTTGGCTCCTATGGAACTGCAATTGTAAAAGTTTTTAACAAAACTTGTGCTTCAACTGGTTTAAATTCACAAACTTTAGAAAAATTAGGGATTAATTATAAATTTGAGTGTCTTTCAACTTTTAATCACGCTGGTTATTACCCTGATGCATACCCACTTTATATAAAAGTTTTTTATGAGGCTTATTCTGGAAAAATTTTAGGAGGTCAAGCAGTAGGTTTTGATGGTGTTGATACAATTATAAATTCTTTAGCAACTGCAATAAGATTTAATGCAAAAATAACAGACCTTAAAGATATTGATTTTGCATATTCACCTCAATATGGACATGCAAAAAATCCACTAAACATAATTGGAACAATGGCAGAAGATGATCTTTCAGGTCTTGCTCCAAAAGTTACAATTTTTGAGATCGATGATTTAGTTAAAAAAGGAGCAATTCTTCTTGATATAAGAGAAAAAGAGGAAACTCTTGCAAAAAAACTTGAAAACTCAATAAATATTCCTTTAACAGAACTTAAAAATAGGTTAAGTGAACTTGATAAAAATAAACTTTATATAGTTTGTTGTGGCAAAGGTCAAAGAGCATATAATGCTGTAAGATTTTTAACTGATAATGGTTTTAATGCAAAATACCTTGCAGGTGGTTTAACTTTTTACTCCTCTTGTTTTGGAGGAGAAAAAGAGAAAGCCTCAAGAAAGGAAGGAGAAAATAAAAAAGAGATGGAAGAAATTAAAAAAGAAGAAGAGGTAATAAAAATTGATGCAAAAGGTCTATCTTGTCCAGGACCTTTAATGAAACTAAAAGAAGCTCTTGATAAAGTAAAAGAAGGCGCTTTAATTGAAATTGAAGCAACTGACCCAGGGTTTTTTAATGACATAAAGGCTTATTCAAAAAGTAAAGGCTTATCGCTTCTTTCTCTTGAAAGAGGAAAGATAATAAAAGCAGTATTAAAAAAGGAAGAAGAAAAAGAAGAAATTCAAGAGAAAAGATTTACTCCAAAAAGTGATTCAGTTTCAATAATTTTATTCTCAAATGATTTTGATAAAGTTATGGCATCCCTTATTATTGGAAATGGTGCTCTTTCCATGGGGAAAAAAGTTTCAATTTTTTGTACTTTCTGGGGTTTAAATGTTTTAAGAAAAGATTATAAGGTTTCTGTAAAAAAGAACTTTATTGAGAAAATGTTTGGTTTTATGATGCCAAGAGGAGCAAAGCGCCTCACCCTTTCAAAAATGAACATGCTTGGCATTGGAACAAAAATGATTAAAAGTATTATTAAAAAATATAATGTTATGCCTCCAGAGGAACTTCTTAAAACTTTCATTCAAAATGGTGGAAAAGTTATAGCGTGGTCCATCAC